A genomic segment from Streptomyces sp. NBC_00654 encodes:
- the dnaN gene encoding DNA polymerase III subunit beta: MKIRVERDVLAEAVAWVARSLPARPPAPVLAGLLLKAEDGALSFSSFDYEVSAKVSVDAEIDEDGTVLVSGRLLADICRALPNRPVEISTDGVRATVVCGSSRFTLHTLPVEEYPALPQMPTATGTVPGEVFASAAAQVAIAAGRDDTLPVLTGVRIEIEGDTVTLASTDRYRFAVREFRWKPENADASAVALVPAKTLLDTAKALTSGDTVTLALSGSGAGEGLIGFEGAGRRTTTRLLEGDLPKYRTLFPTEFNSVAVIETAPFVEAVKRVALVAERNTPVRLSFEQGVLILEAGSSDDAQAVERVDAVLEGDDISIAFNPTFLLDGLSAIDSPVAQLSFTTSTKPALLSGRPAVDAEADDAYKYLIMPVRLSG; encoded by the coding sequence GTGAAGATCCGGGTGGAGCGCGATGTACTCGCGGAGGCGGTGGCCTGGGTGGCCCGCAGCCTCCCGGCACGGCCGCCGGCGCCCGTTCTCGCGGGCCTTCTGCTGAAGGCTGAGGACGGGGCCCTCAGCTTCTCCAGCTTCGACTACGAGGTCTCGGCGAAGGTCTCGGTGGACGCCGAGATCGACGAGGACGGCACGGTGCTCGTCTCCGGCCGTCTGCTCGCCGACATCTGCCGTGCCCTGCCCAACCGGCCGGTGGAGATCTCCACCGACGGTGTGCGGGCCACCGTCGTCTGCGGCTCCTCGCGGTTCACACTCCACACCCTTCCTGTGGAGGAGTACCCGGCGCTGCCGCAGATGCCGACCGCGACGGGCACCGTTCCCGGTGAGGTCTTCGCCTCCGCCGCCGCCCAGGTGGCCATCGCCGCCGGCCGTGACGACACGCTGCCCGTGCTGACCGGTGTGCGGATCGAGATCGAGGGCGACACCGTCACCCTCGCCTCCACCGACCGCTACCGCTTCGCGGTCCGCGAGTTCCGCTGGAAGCCGGAGAACGCGGACGCCTCGGCCGTGGCCCTGGTGCCCGCCAAGACGCTCCTGGACACGGCCAAGGCGCTGACCAGCGGCGACACGGTGACACTGGCGCTGTCCGGCTCCGGTGCGGGCGAGGGTCTGATCGGTTTCGAGGGCGCGGGCCGCCGTACGACGACGCGACTGCTCGAAGGCGACCTGCCGAAGTACCGGACGCTCTTCCCCACCGAGTTCAATTCGGTCGCGGTGATCGAGACCGCGCCGTTCGTCGAGGCCGTCAAGCGTGTGGCACTCGTCGCCGAGCGGAACACCCCGGTGCGGCTCAGCTTCGAGCAGGGCGTCCTGATCCTCGAGGCTGGCTCCAGCGACGACGCACAGGCTGTGGAGCGGGTCGACGCGGTGCTGGAGGGCGACGACATCTCGATCGCCTTCAACCCGACGTTCCTGCTGGACGGTCTGAGCGCGATCGACTCCCCGGTCGCCCAGCTCTCGTTCACGACCTCCACCAAGCCCGCCCTGCTCAGCGGCCGCCCGGCCGTCGACGCGGAAGCGGACGACGCGTACAAGTACCTGATCATGCCGGTCCGCCTCTCCGGCTGA